A section of the Ovis canadensis isolate MfBH-ARS-UI-01 breed Bighorn chromosome 1, ARS-UI_OviCan_v2, whole genome shotgun sequence genome encodes:
- the ADPRS gene encoding ADP-ribosylhydrolase ARH3 isoform X1 yields the protein MAAAAAAAMTAAGCGGAGAARSLSRFRGCLAGALLGDCVGAVYEARDTVDLTSVLRQVQDLEPDPGSPGSARTEALCYTDDTAMARALVQSLLAKEAFDEVDMAHRFAQEYKKDPDRGYGAGVITVFRKLLSPKCRDVFEPARAQFNGKGSYGNGGAMRVAGISLAYSSIQDVQKFARLSAQLTHASSLGYNGAILQALAVHLALQGESSSEHFLEQLLGHMEELESDAQSVLDARELGMEERPYSSRLKKIGELLEQDSVTREEVVSELGNGIAAFESVPTAIYCFLRCMEPDPEIPSAFNSLQRTLVYSISLGGDTDTIATMAGAIAGAYYGMEQVPESWQQSCEGYEETDVLAQSLHRVFQKSL from the exons atggcggcggcggcggcggcagcgatGACGGCGGCGGGCTGCGGCGGGGCTGGGGCGGCACGCTCCCTCTCCCGCTTCCGAGGCTGCCTGGCGGGCGCGCTGCTCGGGGACTGCGTAGGCGCCGTCTACGAGGCGCGCGACACCGTCGACCTGACGTCAGTCCTGCGTCAGGTCCAGGACTTGGAGCCGGACCCCGGCTCGCCCGGGAGCGCGCGGACAG AAGCATTGTGCTACACAGACGACACAGCCATGGCCAGGGCGCTGGTGCAGTCCCTGCTGGCCAAGGAGGCCTTCGACGAGGTGGACATGGCTCACAG GTTTGCTCAGGAGTACAAGAAGGACCCTGACCGGGGTTATGGTGCTGGAGTGATCACTGTCTTCAGGAAGCTCCTAAGCCCCAAATGCCGGGATGTCTTTGAGCCTGCCCGCGCCCAGTTTAATGGCAAAGGTTCCTATGGCAACGGAGGTGCCATGCGGGTGGCTGGCATCTCCCTGGCCTATAGCAGCATCCAGGATGTGCAGAAG TTTGCCCGGCTCTCGGCCCAGCTGACACACGCCTCCTCCCTGGGTTACAATGGTGCCATCCTGCAGGCCCTGGCTGTGCACCTGGCTTTGCAGGGTGAGTCGTCCAGTGAGCACTTCCTCGAGCAGCTCCTGGGCCACATGGAAGAGCTGGAGAGTGATGCCCAGTCCGTGCTGGATGCCAGGGA GTTGGGCATGGAGGAGCGTCCATACTCCAGCCGACTGAAGAAGATTGGGGAGCTTCTAGAGCAGGACTCAGTGACCAGAGAGGAGGTGGTGTCCGAGCTAG GAAATGGCATTGCTGCTTTTGAATCTGTTCCCACTGCCATCTATTGCTTCCTACGCTGCATGGAGCCCGACCCCGAGATCCCCTCTGCCTTCAACAGCCTCCAAAGGACTCTTGTCTATTCCATCTCGCTCGGTGGGGACACGGACACCATTGCCACCATGGCCGGGGCCATCGCTGGCGCCTACTATGGGATGGAACAGGTGCCAGAGAGCTGGCAGCAAAGCTGTGAAGGCTATGAGGAGACTGACGTCCTGGCCCAGAGCCTGCACCGGGTCTTCCAGAAGAGTCTGTAA
- the ADPRS gene encoding ADP-ribosylhydrolase ARH3 isoform X2 translates to MEALCYTDDTAMARALVQSLLAKEAFDEVDMAHRFAQEYKKDPDRGYGAGVITVFRKLLSPKCRDVFEPARAQFNGKGSYGNGGAMRVAGISLAYSSIQDVQKFARLSAQLTHASSLGYNGAILQALAVHLALQGESSSEHFLEQLLGHMEELESDAQSVLDARELGMEERPYSSRLKKIGELLEQDSVTREEVVSELGNGIAAFESVPTAIYCFLRCMEPDPEIPSAFNSLQRTLVYSISLGGDTDTIATMAGAIAGAYYGMEQVPESWQQSCEGYEETDVLAQSLHRVFQKSL, encoded by the exons ATGG AAGCATTGTGCTACACAGACGACACAGCCATGGCCAGGGCGCTGGTGCAGTCCCTGCTGGCCAAGGAGGCCTTCGACGAGGTGGACATGGCTCACAG GTTTGCTCAGGAGTACAAGAAGGACCCTGACCGGGGTTATGGTGCTGGAGTGATCACTGTCTTCAGGAAGCTCCTAAGCCCCAAATGCCGGGATGTCTTTGAGCCTGCCCGCGCCCAGTTTAATGGCAAAGGTTCCTATGGCAACGGAGGTGCCATGCGGGTGGCTGGCATCTCCCTGGCCTATAGCAGCATCCAGGATGTGCAGAAG TTTGCCCGGCTCTCGGCCCAGCTGACACACGCCTCCTCCCTGGGTTACAATGGTGCCATCCTGCAGGCCCTGGCTGTGCACCTGGCTTTGCAGGGTGAGTCGTCCAGTGAGCACTTCCTCGAGCAGCTCCTGGGCCACATGGAAGAGCTGGAGAGTGATGCCCAGTCCGTGCTGGATGCCAGGGA GTTGGGCATGGAGGAGCGTCCATACTCCAGCCGACTGAAGAAGATTGGGGAGCTTCTAGAGCAGGACTCAGTGACCAGAGAGGAGGTGGTGTCCGAGCTAG GAAATGGCATTGCTGCTTTTGAATCTGTTCCCACTGCCATCTATTGCTTCCTACGCTGCATGGAGCCCGACCCCGAGATCCCCTCTGCCTTCAACAGCCTCCAAAGGACTCTTGTCTATTCCATCTCGCTCGGTGGGGACACGGACACCATTGCCACCATGGCCGGGGCCATCGCTGGCGCCTACTATGGGATGGAACAGGTGCCAGAGAGCTGGCAGCAAAGCTGTGAAGGCTATGAGGAGACTGACGTCCTGGCCCAGAGCCTGCACCGGGTCTTCCAGAAGAGTCTGTAA
- the COL8A2 gene encoding collagen alpha-2(VIII) chain, whose translation MQGALTPLSSLPPPLLMLLLLGCGPRAAASGGAAGAAGYPPVQYVQPMHKGPVGPPFREGKGQYLEMPLPLLPMDLKGEPGPPGKPGPRGPPGPPGFPGKPGTGKPGLHGQPGPAGPPGFSRMGKAGPPGLPGKVGPPGQPGLRGEPGIRGDQGLRGPPGPPGLPGPSGIAVPGKPGPQGVPGPPGFGGEPGPQGEPGPPGDRGLKGENGVGQPGLPGAPGQGGAPGPPGLPGPAGLGKPGLDGLPGAPGDKGDTGPPGVPGPRGEPGALGPKGPPGVDGVGAPGPAGLPGPQGPPGAKGEPGTRGPPGLIGPTGYGMPGLPGPKGDRGPAGVPGLLGDRGEPGEDGEPGEQGPQGPGGPPGLPGSAGLPGRRGVPGPKGETGPIGPPGVPGIRGDQGPSGLAGKPGLPGERGLPGAHGPPGPTGPKGEPGFTGRPGGPGAAGALGQKGDLGLPGQPGLRGPSGIPGLQGPAGPIGPQGLPGLKGEPGLPGPPGEGKVGEPGVAGPTGPPGVPGSPGLTGPPGPPGPPGPPGAPGAFDETGIAGLQLPNGGVEGAVLGKGVKPQLGLGELSAHATPAFTAVLTSPFPASGMPVKFDRTLYNGHSGYNPATGIFTCPVGGVYYFAYHVHVKGTNVWVALYKNNVPATYTYDEYKKGYLDQASGGAVLQLRPNDQVWVQMPSDQANGLYSTEYIHSSFSGFLLCPT comes from the exons ATGCAGGGGGCTCTGACGCCCCTGTCTTCGCTGCCACCACCTctgctaatgctgctgctgctggggtgcGGGCCGAGGGCGGCTGCCAGCGGTGGGGCCGCCGGGGCAGCGGGCTACCCGCCGGTGCAGTACGTGCAGCCCATGCACAAAGGACCCGTGGGGCCGCCCTTCCGCGAGGGCAAGGGCCAGTACCTGG aaATGCCTCTACCACTGTTGCCGATGGACCTGAAAGGAGAGCCCGGACCCCCTGGAAAGCCTGGGCCACGGGGTCCCCCTGGCCCTCCTGGCTTCCCAGGAAAACCAGGCACCGGAAAACCTGGGCTCCACGGGCAACCTGGCCCCGCCGGCCCCCCCGGCTTCTCCCGGATGGGCAAGGCTGGTCCCCCAGGGCTCCCAGGCAAggttggaccaccagggcagccgGGGCTTCGGGGGGAGCCAGGGATTCGAGGGGACCAGGGCCTCCGGGGGCCCCCAGGGCCCCCTGGCCTCCCTGGGCCCTCAGGCATTGCTGTccctggaaaaccaggcccccaggGGGTGCCGGGGCCCCCAGGATTTGGGGGGGAGCCAGGACCCCAGGGAGAGCCTGGGCCCCCAGGTGATCGAGGCCTCAAGGGTGAAAATGGAGTGGGCCAGCCAGGGCTACCTGGAGCCCCAGGGCAGGGGGGAGCCCCGGGGCCCCCGGGTCTCCCGGGTCCGGCTGGTTTAGGCAAACCAGGTTTGGATGGGCTTCCTGGGGCCCCTGGAGATAAGGGTGACACTGGACCTCCTGGGGTGCCAGGACCTAGGGGGGAGCCTGGGGCTCTGGGCCCAAAGGGGCCCCCTGgggtggatggggtgggggcacCGGGGCCAGCAGGGTTGCCAGGGCCACAGGGCCCGCCAGGAGCCAAAGGGGAACCAGGGACCCGGGGCCCCCCTGGCCTGATAGGCCCTACTGGTTATGGGATGCCAGGCCTGCCAGGTCCCAAGGGGGACAGGGGCCCAGCTGGGGTCCCAGGGCTCTTGGGGGACAGGGGCGAGCCAGGTGAGGATGGGGAGCCAGGGGAACAGGGCCCACAGGGCCCCGGGGGGCCCCCTGGACTTCCGGGATCTGCAGGGCTCCCTGGCAGACGTGGGGTCCCTGGGCCTAAGGGGGAGACAGGGCCTATAGGACCCCCAGGAGTGCCTGGCATTCGGGGTGATCAAGGGCCTAGTGGCCTGGCTGGGAAACCTGGGCTCCCAGGAGAGAGGGGGCTTCCAGGGGCTCATGGACCTCCTGGACCGACTGGGCCCAAAGGTGAGCCAGGTTTCACAGGCCGCCCTGGAGGACCAGGGGCAGCAGGAGCCCTGGGGCAGAAAGGTGACCTGGGACTCCCTGGACAGCCCGGCCTGAGGGGCCCTTCAGGAATCCCAGGACTTCAGGGTCCGGCTGGCCCTATCGGGCCCCAGGGTCTGCCAGGCCTGAAGGGCGAACCAGGCCTGCCGGggccccctggagaggggaaagtggGGGAACCTGGCGTGGCTGGGCCGACAGGGCCTCCTGGGGTGCCAGGTTCCCCAGGACTCACGGGCCCTCCTGGGCCTCCTGGTCCCCCCGGCCCCCCCGGAGCCCCAGGGGCCTTCGACGAGACTGGCATTGCTGGCTTGCAGCTGCCCAACGGTGGTGTGGAGGGAGCTGTGCTGGGCAAGGGGGTGAAGCCACAGTTGGGGCTGGGGGAGCTGTCGGCCCATGCCACGCCCGCCTTCACCGCTGTGCTCACCTCGCCCTTCCCTGCCTCGGGCATGCCCGTCAAGTTTGACCGGACTCTCTACAACGGCCACAGTGGCTACAACCCGGCCACGGGCATCTTCACCTGCCCCGTGGGCGGGGTCTACTATTTTGCCTACCACGTGCATGTCAAGGGCACCAACGTGTGGGTGGCCCTCTATAAGAACAACGTGCCGGCCACGTACACCTACGACGAGTACAAGAAGGGCTACCTGGACCAGGCATCTGGCGGGGCCGTGCTGCAGCTGCGGCCCAACGACCAGGTCTGGGTGCAGATGCCCTCGGACCAGGCCAACGGCCTCTACTCCACCGAGTACATCCACTCTTCCTTTTCGGGATTCTTGCTGTGTCCCACATAA